The sequence GCTTGCTGGTCGATCAATTGCTTCGCTGAATTTGCCTGCTCAGTTTGGGGCAATGATCACCCGAGTGCACCGCGGCGATGTTGAATTGCTAGCTTCGGATGATCTGCGGTTAGAACTTGGTGATCGTATAGCTGTTGTTTATCCGCGTTCGGAAGAAAAGGCTATCGAAAAGTATTTTGGTAATTCTCAACGTAAGATTTCCGAGGTTGACGCTATCGGAATGGGACTTGGTCTCGCTGTTGGTTTGCTGGTTGGAATGGTTGCCATTTCATTGCCGGGCGGAACAACGTTCAGCTTGGGTGCAGCCGCTGGTCCATTGTTGGTCGGTATGGTCTTGGGTAATTTGCAACGGACGGGCCCGTTGGTGTGGCAGTTGCCGTTGTCAGCTAATCTAACGATACGTCAGCTCGGTTTGCTACTTTTCTTAGCAGCAGTAGGAATCGCATCAGGTCCGGCATTTGCGGATACAGCATTTACGGCTCAAGGTGTTAAAGCTGGTTTGCTTGGTGCTGGTATCGCCATATTAGTGGTGGGGATGACAGCGATTGCGGGTCGATTGCTGGGACTGTCAGCTCCCCGTACTGCCGGTGCTATGGCCGGTATCCTCGGGCAGCCTGCTATCTTGGCGTTCGCGTCGTCGAAGGTGCATGACGAACGAATCGAAAGTGGCTATGCGGCGATTTTTGCACTGGGAATGATTGCGAAGATTATTTTTGTTTCGCTTATTCTCTTATTCTGACTGCGTCCTGAAGGCAAAGATGTGGCGTTACAGATGTGACAGATGTGATATTTGGAGTCAAAAGTTAGTGACTTAATCTATGTTTTTAGCGAAACACGCCTAGAAATTCGAGTTTTTAGCTGATTTTCCGCTAGATTTCTAGGTAGCGGCTAAAAAGCCCGTTCGAACAACTTCGATTTGGAGGAAGAACTATGTCCCTCAACCGTACAGAGCTTATTGCCAAGATTGCTGAAGAAGCTGGCATCACCAAGACTGACGCTGATAAGGCTATGTCTGCACTACAGTCCGTTCTCGTTGATTCCCTTGCCAAGGGCGAAGCAGTGAAGATTACCGGTCTCATGTCCGTTGAGCGTACCGAGCGTGCAGAGCGCAAGGGCCGCAACCCACGTACCGGCGAAGAAATCAAGATCCCAGCCGGTTACGGCGTCAAGATCTCTGCTGGTTCAACCTTGAAGAAGGCTGTTGCTAAGTGATCTAGTCGTTCTAGACGTAAAATCAGGGCAGCATCACATTGATACTGCCCTGATTTTATGCTCGGCGTATGACGTCACATGCTAGGCCAATAACGTTACCCGATGCCTACGTTAAACTAGATGTATGTCTATTTCAGATCCGAATGCTCGTCCTTCTGAGCCTGGTCAGCCACAAGCACCAAGCCTGAATCCATCGTCAACTACTGCTGTTCTTGAACATACCGAAGAACAAAAAGCACCGGGCGATGATGAACGGTTCGCTCATTACGTTCGCAAAGATCGTATTGTGCAATCAGCTGTTGAAGGTGGCCCAGTGGTGGCCTTGTGTGGGAAAGTGTGGACACCTGTGCGTAACCCAGATAAGTACCCGCTGTGTCCTACATGCAAAGCAATCTATGAGCAGATGGGGAATATGGGCAATAGTTGGCCGTTCGGTCCCAATGTTCCAGGTAAGGGAGGATCAGGCAACGGCGCTGGGGGCGAACAATGAGTTCTGAGCTGAAAGGCTCAGCACACACGCCACAAACTGCGTCTGTTTCGGCAGCTGAAAATCTTCCTCCGGTATTCCCGCGTCGTGCGGCGTGGGGTACTGCGGGGTCTTTGCGTGCCTGGCAGGCGGCAGCGCTAGAGCAGTTTATGGCAACTATGCCACAGGATTTTCTGGCCGTGGCTACTCCAGGTGCTGGAAAAACGACCTTCGCTCTTCGCGTTGCCACGGAGCTGATGGCCCGCCGCGAGGTCAATGAAATCGTTGTGGTCGCACCAACTGAGCATTTGAAATACCAGTGGGCGGAAGCTGGCGCCCGAGTAGGCTTACAGCTAGACCCGGATTTTTCGAACTCGAATATCGGTTTAGGTTCGTCGTTTAACGGTGCCTGCGTGACGTACGCACAGGTGGCCCGTGCGCCGATGTTCCATCGCCAGCGTATTGCCTCGCGAAAAACGCTAGTTATTTTGGACGAGGTGCACCACGGTGGCGATAATCTTTCATGGGGTGACGCTATCCGGGTGGCATTTTCGGTAGCGAAGCATCGGCTAAGCCTTACTGGAACACCGTTCCGTTCGGATACGTCGGCTATCCCATTCGTGACCTATGAGCCTGATGGTGACGGCGTTTATCGCTCAAAGGCAGACTACACCTATGGTTATGCCGAAGCCTTACGTGATTTCGTGGTCCGTCCAGTCATGTTTATGTCTTATACCGGCAATATGCAGTGGCAAACCAAGCATGGCGAAGTGATGGAAGCAACGCTTGGCGAACCCCTCACAAAAGATCTGATCGCGCAAGCTTGGCGCACGGCTCTGGACCCGAGCGGTGAATGGATTCAAGCTGTGCTTAAAGCAGCCGATGAACGGTTAAACGTCGTTCGGCGAAGCGTTCCCGACGCTGGTGGCCTAGTAATCGCGACCGATCACAAAACCGCGAAAGCATACGCTGGACTTCTAGATAAAATCACTGGCGAAAAAACTACTGTGGTGCTCTCGGATGACAACACTGCCTCAGATAAAATCGCCCAGTTTTCTGCCGGTACCAGCCGATGGATGGTGGCGGTACGCATGGTATCTGAGGGAGTGGACGTTCCACGCTTGTGCGTAGGAGTATATGCAACGTCTGCTTCGACGCCACTCTTTTTCGCCCAGGCAATTGGCCGTTTCGTGCGTTCTCGCAAGCGTGGCGAGACAGCGTCGGTATTTTTACCATCGGTGCCTCGGCTACTGGGGCTCGCCGGGGAGCTGGAAGCCCAACGAGACCATGCGCTGAATAAACCGTCATCTGACGAAGAGCAACAAGGCTGGGATGACGAATCCTTGGCAGAAGCTAACCGTGAAGAGAAAGCTTCTGATGATTTGGAAGGCCCCGGGTATCGGGCACTTTCGGCGGCAGCTACCTTCGATAAGGTCGTCTTTGACGGCGACGATTTCGGCTCGTGGGCAGAAGTCGGCTCGGATGAGGAAGCTGATTTCTTGGGCATTCCGGGGTTGCTGGAGCCCGACGACGTTGCCACCTTGTTGCGCCAACATCAGCATGATCAACAAAGTAAAGCCGCTAAGCGTCCCGCATCTGGTACGGCTCCGGTGATGAATTCGCGTCGTCGTCGGGAAAAACGGCAAGAATTATCAAAAATCGTGTCAGCATATTCGGCGAAAACTGGGAGAGCACACGCTCTTATCCACACTGATCTGCGCAATGCGTGTGGTGGGCCAGAAGTAGCTCGTGCCTCGCTGGAACAGATCGAGGCACGTATCGCTCAGTTGCAGCGCTGGTTTGTTGGGCGTAAATAAATAATTGGGTGGGTAGCTGATACTACCCACCCAATTATTTGGTATGTGTAAATTATCGAATATCGACGAATTCGGTCCGAATACCAGGCTCACCTTCGGACAGACGCCATGCGTTGTATGGCAGTGCAGCGCGAGAAGAACGATGACGTTCGGCGGCTCGGCCCAACGCAGTAGCGTTCATATATTCATCTTGAATATCGCCACCAGACACCAAGATAACTTGAAGTGGGCGAGCACCTTGTTCCTTAAGGTAAGCAATTCCGTCTTCGAAATCATCGACAGTGACGATTAATTCTGCAGTGGCTCGGCCGGTGACATCGTACTTGCGGCCAGCAACCTTTAGTCCACCACGAGAGGTCTTAGACTCAGACCGCTTACTGACTCCAATCCAGGTATCTGTTTCTTCGTCCTTGCGCGCCACTAACTTATACACGAGCTGCGCTGTAGGATGACCAGACCCCGTCACAAGCTTTGTGCCGACGCCGTAGGCGTCCACCGGAGCAGCGTTCAATGCCGCAATAGCGTACTCGTCCAAGTCTGAGGTGACGGTGATCTTCGTCGTCGTTGCACCTAATTCGTCTAGTTGAGCACGAACTTGGAACGCTTGGGCAACCAAATCACCAGAATCGATACGAACCGCGCCGAGCTCGCCGCCAGCTGCGCGTGCTGCCGCAACTGCCTTCTCTACGCCGTCGTGAATGTTGTAGGTGTCCACAAGCAATGTAGTGTTCGGACCAAGAGTGCGGATCTGAGCCGCAAACGCCTCATCTTCGGAATCATGAAGCAAAGTAAACGAGTGCGCTGCCGTGCCAATCGTCGAAATGCCGTACCGGCGTCCAGCTTCCAGATCAGAAGTTCCCACGAAACCCCCAATAACCGCTGCACGGGCTGCCGCAACTGCGCTGTATTCATGGGTGCGGCGTGCCCCCATCTCTAAGCATGGGCGATCGTGTGCCGCAATCGTCACTCGCGAGGCCGCCGTCGCCACCGCTGAATCATAATTCAAGATCGACAAAACGAGAGTTTCCAGTACAACACACTCTGCAAAAGTGCCGACTACCGTAAGTAACGGCGAGTACGGGAAGTAACATTCACCTTCGGCATACCCATAAATATCTCCAGTAAAACGCCAGTTCTTCAAAAACTCCAAGGTGCGCTCGCCAACAACATGGGCATCACGCAAGTAGGCAATTTCGTCGTCGTCAAACGTGAAATCTTGCAGAGCTTCTAAAATACGTCCCGTGCCCGCGACTACACCGTAACGCCGTGAACCGGGGAGACGGCGGCCAAATACTTCGAAGACGCACGGTAATTCAGCGCGCCCAGTTTCGAAAGCTGACTCGATCATTGTCAGCTCATACATATCCGTTAGCAGAGCGGTACTCAAAGAATGTTTCATAGTTTAACCGTAGGCGGGAATGGACAAAAAATCTACCAAACAAGCTGTGTTTTCGCCCTCTGGACTAATCGCGTAGACTAGAAACGTGACTAATTCTGTTCCTGAAACTCACAGTGCACCCGCTGAGCATGGTTTGCCTGAAGCTCAGTGGCGCACTGTTGTCCATAATGATCCCGTTAACCTGATGACCTATGTCCAGTGGGTTTTCGAAACTTATTTTGGGATGACACCAACCGTAGCGCGTGCTCGGATGCTAACGGTTCATCGAGAGGGACGGGCAGTGGTTGCTAGTGGCGGGCGTGAATCGATGGAACGCCATGTTCAGGCGCTCCACGGATATGGCCTGCGAGCAACCTTAGAACAGGAGGACTGATGCGCGCATTTTTGGCGGTACGCGGGGGATATGAGGCCCAACTAGATGACGAAGAGCGGGCCATGATGATGGGGCTGGCATCGGACGTTGTGGTGATTCTTGGGTCGCACGTTGATCGCGAACTGGATCGCCGGCAACGAATTGCCGAGGATCCATTTGCGGCTTTCGAAGATCAGTTCACAGCTATCGAAAAACGGGTAGAAGACGACGGCGATGAAAACCTGTTTACGGTTCCTGATTTGCCGATGGATGATGCGTTAGAACGGCTACTGCCGGATATGAGTGAAGACCCCGAACTAGCCGCTGAGCTTCGGGCTATTACCGAAGAGAGCGTGGCTGCAACGAAGATCGATCATCTAGTGTCAATGTATGAGACGTTGTCTGCTATCCCAGAAGGCATTATGGATGTCACGATTACGAATGATGCGGCACCTGCGTGGTTGGCGGCAATGAACGATATTCGGTTGGTGTTGTCGATGCGGCTAGAGATCGCTGACGACGACGATGCGGCACGTATCTATGAGCGGGCTGGGGTTTTCACCGGGACGAGTTCGCGTGACACATCTGGCTTACCGCCGATAGAAACTCAAGAAGATATGATGGCTGTGCTTTATGCCATGGTGACCTGGTGGCAAGAGTCACTGATAAGCGCAGTTCGCCATAAGTCGCTTCGCGGGTAAAATTGACAGTATGAATAGTGCACGCAATGACGCCCCGATTGGGGTCTTCGATTCCGGGGTCGGGGGCCTGACTGTTGCGCGCGCCATTATTGATCAGCTCCCGAACGAATCAGTGACCTATATTGGTGATACAGCTAATTGCCCGTATGGCCCGCGCCCGATTGCGCAAGTGCGTGAACTAGCGTTGAATGTGATGGATCATCTGGTTGCAACCGGCGTAAAAATGCTGGTGATTGCATGTAATACTGCATCGTCAGCAGTTTTGCATGACGCTCGGGAGCGGTACACCGTTCAACAGGGAATCCCGGTTGTTGAAGTGATCCGTCCCGCGGCGCGAGCAGCAGTCCGCGCCACTCGTAATGGAAAAGTTGGCGTGATTGCTACCCAAGCGACGATCCGATCTGGGGCTTATGAGGATGCGTTTGCGGCTGTTCCTGATCTGCAGATAACCTCCGCTGTGGCCCCACGATTCGTAGAATTTGCAGAAGCAGGTATAACTACCGGTGCTGATCTGATGAATACCGCCAGAGACTATTTAGCACCAATCAAAGTAGCCGGCGTGGACACATTGGTTCTTGGATGTACGCACTATCCGTTCCTTTCTGGTGCTATTGGTTACGTGATGGGCGAGGATGTTCTGCTGGTTTCATCTGCTGATGAGACTGCGAAAGATGTCTATCGGGGACTGACTGAATCAGATCTGTTACGTGCCCCAAGTTCAGAAAAGCCGATTTATCAGTTTAATGTGACCGGCGCTGATGATTCATTCCGGGTCTTGGCTCGCCGGTTCTTAGGCCCAAAGGTATCTCATGTTTCGCATGTTGACATTCCATCTGCTCACCCTAATCCCGCCTCTTGAGGAGACGCTTTAAGTGAAACTCACAATTATTGGTTGCTCTGGTTCGATGTCTGGCAAAGATTCGCCGGCGTCGTCGTATTTACTCCAAGCCGAAGGCAAAGATGAGTCAGGACTGCAACGAACGTTCTCGATCGTGCTTGATTTTGGGCCAGGAGCGATGGGACGGTTGTTGCGCTATGTTGATCCCGCGATGATAGATGCAATGTTCTTTTCGCATCTTCATGCTGATCATTGTGCAGACATGGTAGGTATGCAGGTATACCGACGCTGGTATCCCGAGGGTGCATTGCCACAGATACCGGTATATTCTCCTGGCGATGGGGCCGCGCGAGTTCGGGGACTGTCAGCTGATGATCCGGCTGAAACCTATGAAACTGAATTCGATTTTCACGCCGTTGGGCCGGGAAATATTGTTCATGTTGGTCCGTTCAGCGTTGAATTCTTCGCCGCCTATCACACGGTACCAGCCTTATCGTTACGGATTACCGGACCTTCTGAAGACCCGGACCTGGGCCGACCGGCCGTTCTCACCTTTACTGGAGACACCGATACCTGCGACAGCGTTATCGACGCCGAACGCGACGCCGATCTTGTTCTTTCTGAAGCAGCGTTCGAAGAAGGGCGTGATACGGTTCGCGGAGTGCACCTAACGGGTGTGCGAGCTGGACAGATGGCAGCTGAAGCCGGTGCGAAGCGTTTGGTACTCACGCATCTGCAACCATGGACGAATCCTAGGAAGAATGCGGCAGACGCGCGCAGTGTTTTCGACGGCGATGTTCACGTGGCTAGTGCTGGGGATGTCTACACCCTCTAGCCCAAGGTAAGCCAAGTAGTTGAGTAGCTAGTGAGGCCTGGCCAGTAAAGCTAGGCCTCACTAGTGTCAGAGCCGTATGTCGGGTGTTTGAGTAGTTTTATGTCCATGAGTGAGAGATGCATGTGACAAGATCTGCGGACTTGATTCCGGTTGCAAGTCCAACACAAAATACACATCCTCCACCAAATGTGGCGGCGCATGCTGCACCGCATACAAAAGCGATCGTGCCAGCTACCCAGCTGTTGATGTGTAGTCTACCCAAACAGTCGTTCAGCTTATTCCAATCAAGGCCAGCTAAAGTGATCTCAGTTGTATTTTGAGCTTCAGTTTCGGATGGTAATTCGATATTTTTATTGTGGATTAGTTCGTTGTCAGCCCAAGATTTTACATTGGCATTATGTGCGTCCTTGATTGTTGTATATATTTCAGTAGTGTGGATCTCATCTTGTTCGAAATAAAAAACTACACGATTAACTGCGAGAAGATCTTCTGGTCCGCTTAACGGAACTGAGATCAGTCGAGTGTTTTTGTAGCTAAAAGCATCCGCTCTATCCCAGTCTAGTGATTCTAGGGAGTTTGGCATGTAGTTTAACATTTTTGCTTGGACTGTGAGGGAGGATGATTCGTCTTCTGGAAGTCTGCGGAGGTCAGATGCTATCGACATTGCTTCATGTCCTGCGGATATAGAAGAAAGTGGACTGTCGAGATTCACCATTGGTAACGTTTCGATGAGCTTAGAGCTCTCAACATTAGTATTAGTTTTAGCTGTTACTGCACTGGTACCTATACTTGAAATTCCTTCTTGAATGTTTGCCGTGGAACTGCGCGTTTGAGCTTGTACTGGACGATCAGATTCTAGATAGGGGGGGGGAGACAAGAAAGGACGCTAAGATACCGGCTAAGACGGCCGCGGCGACAATAATATATAGTTTAGTGCGGGACATAATATGAGATATTTTCGCTACAGCGTAGGTGAGGGCAAGTGTCATAAAGACTAGTGCGATAATGCTGAAGGAAGCTGCATATCTATGGAATTTTTCCATCGTAGCGAGATATGAGGCGACTGTACTCAAACCTAGGAGAGTAATTACAACAATTTTACTGCGGACAATGCTTGATTTTTCGTGATGTATAGACTTCATTTTTCCTCCTATAAAGTTAACTGGGTCACATTAAATATATCATATTTCCTCAAAGCTAACTAGGTAATATTGCCGGATTTATGGAATTGGGTGTGAAATACTTTTGATATGCGACAGCGGGTTTGGCTGATAATCCTGAATAATCAGCACTTCGAACTCCGGCAGACATTCGAGCTATTTATGGTGTGGTAACTGAAGAGGAAGACGATAAAGCAGATGTTCCAGATGGGAAGCTATTCCGTACCCGACCAGTGCAAGTGATCACCACATCTCAGAAAGTCATACATACGGGTTTTCGGCCGGAACAGAAAATAATGGCGGGTCTAGAATCAATGTTGCAGAAATTAGCGCGCTTGTCTGAGTCGTATGTTATCTCCCATATTGATCAAAAAGACCCCGTACTGCAAACAGTTCATCGAGGTGGATAATGATTGTTCGACGATTTTATGGGTTCTTGCCCAAGCAGAATTGTTTTCCGGTGGGACTGCGATGGAACGTCGAGAATTAGAACACCACGTAAAGAAATCGACTCCTACGATCAGCCGTCACATTAAGCATCTTGCAGAAGAAGGATGGGTAGAAGTGGTGTCTCAACGTCCCGTCACTATGAGGCTGTCCGACGAGGGTATGTCTCGGCTCGGCCTGCGGTAGTCTGCGGACCGATACGTACCCGGGTAGACTAATTCCATGACTACTTTTTCTCGCGCCGACGGTCGCTCAACCGATGAACTTCGCCCAGTAAAAATTACCCGTAATTTCCTTGATGCTGGCGAAGGCTCTGTCCTTGTCGAATTTGGTAACACCAAAGTGCTGTGTGTTGCGTCCTTTACTGAAGGTGTTCCGCGGTGGCGCAAAGATTCTGGGGAAGGCTGGGTAACTGGAGAATATGCCATGTTGCCACGTGCAACCTCCACCCGTAACCAGCGCGAGTCAGTCAAAGGAAAAGTCTCGGGCCGTACTCAAGAAATTTCCCGCCTAGTCGGACGTGCCTTGCGTGCCGTCGTTGATATGAGTGCCCTGGGAGAGAACACAATTGTGCTTGACTGTGACGTTTTGCAGGCCGACGGCGGAACCCGTACCGCATCTATTACTGGCGCTTACGTTGCACTGGCAGACGCAGTTGCGTGGGGGATCGCACAGGGACACATTAAGCCGCGTGCCGGTAAGCCGGTGCTGAAGGACTCGGTGGCAGCA is a genomic window of Arcanobacterium phocae containing:
- a CDS encoding HU family DNA-binding protein gives rise to the protein MSLNRTELIAKIAEEAGITKTDADKAMSALQSVLVDSLAKGEAVKITGLMSVERTERAERKGRNPRTGEEIKIPAGYGVKISAGSTLKKAVAK
- a CDS encoding DUF3039 domain-containing protein encodes the protein MSISDPNARPSEPGQPQAPSLNPSSTTAVLEHTEEQKAPGDDERFAHYVRKDRIVQSAVEGGPVVALCGKVWTPVRNPDKYPLCPTCKAIYEQMGNMGNSWPFGPNVPGKGGSGNGAGGEQ
- a CDS encoding DEAD/DEAH box helicase translates to MSSELKGSAHTPQTASVSAAENLPPVFPRRAAWGTAGSLRAWQAAALEQFMATMPQDFLAVATPGAGKTTFALRVATELMARREVNEIVVVAPTEHLKYQWAEAGARVGLQLDPDFSNSNIGLGSSFNGACVTYAQVARAPMFHRQRIASRKTLVILDEVHHGGDNLSWGDAIRVAFSVAKHRLSLTGTPFRSDTSAIPFVTYEPDGDGVYRSKADYTYGYAEALRDFVVRPVMFMSYTGNMQWQTKHGEVMEATLGEPLTKDLIAQAWRTALDPSGEWIQAVLKAADERLNVVRRSVPDAGGLVIATDHKTAKAYAGLLDKITGEKTTVVLSDDNTASDKIAQFSAGTSRWMVAVRMVSEGVDVPRLCVGVYATSASTPLFFAQAIGRFVRSRKRGETASVFLPSVPRLLGLAGELEAQRDHALNKPSSDEEQQGWDDESLAEANREEKASDDLEGPGYRALSAAATFDKVVFDGDDFGSWAEVGSDEEADFLGIPGLLEPDDVATLLRQHQHDQQSKAAKRPASGTAPVMNSRRRREKRQELSKIVSAYSAKTGRAHALIHTDLRNACGGPEVARASLEQIEARIAQLQRWFVGRK
- a CDS encoding nicotinate phosphoribosyltransferase, whose product is MKHSLSTALLTDMYELTMIESAFETGRAELPCVFEVFGRRLPGSRRYGVVAGTGRILEALQDFTFDDDEIAYLRDAHVVGERTLEFLKNWRFTGDIYGYAEGECYFPYSPLLTVVGTFAECVVLETLVLSILNYDSAVATAASRVTIAAHDRPCLEMGARRTHEYSAVAAARAAVIGGFVGTSDLEAGRRYGISTIGTAAHSFTLLHDSEDEAFAAQIRTLGPNTTLLVDTYNIHDGVEKAVAAARAAGGELGAVRIDSGDLVAQAFQVRAQLDELGATTTKITVTSDLDEYAIAALNAAPVDAYGVGTKLVTGSGHPTAQLVYKLVARKDEETDTWIGVSKRSESKTSRGGLKVAGRKYDVTGRATAELIVTVDDFEDGIAYLKEQGARPLQVILVSGGDIQDEYMNATALGRAAERHRSSRAALPYNAWRLSEGEPGIRTEFVDIR
- the clpS gene encoding ATP-dependent Clp protease adapter ClpS, with the translated sequence MTNSVPETHSAPAEHGLPEAQWRTVVHNDPVNLMTYVQWVFETYFGMTPTVARARMLTVHREGRAVVASGGRESMERHVQALHGYGLRATLEQED
- a CDS encoding DUF2017 family protein: MRAFLAVRGGYEAQLDDEERAMMMGLASDVVVILGSHVDRELDRRQRIAEDPFAAFEDQFTAIEKRVEDDGDENLFTVPDLPMDDALERLLPDMSEDPELAAELRAITEESVAATKIDHLVSMYETLSAIPEGIMDVTITNDAAPAWLAAMNDIRLVLSMRLEIADDDDAARIYERAGVFTGTSSRDTSGLPPIETQEDMMAVLYAMVTWWQESLISAVRHKSLRG
- the murI gene encoding glutamate racemase, with amino-acid sequence MNSARNDAPIGVFDSGVGGLTVARAIIDQLPNESVTYIGDTANCPYGPRPIAQVRELALNVMDHLVATGVKMLVIACNTASSAVLHDARERYTVQQGIPVVEVIRPAARAAVRATRNGKVGVIATQATIRSGAYEDAFAAVPDLQITSAVAPRFVEFAEAGITTGADLMNTARDYLAPIKVAGVDTLVLGCTHYPFLSGAIGYVMGEDVLLVSSADETAKDVYRGLTESDLLRAPSSEKPIYQFNVTGADDSFRVLARRFLGPKVSHVSHVDIPSAHPNPAS
- a CDS encoding MBL fold metallo-hydrolase, which gives rise to MKLTIIGCSGSMSGKDSPASSYLLQAEGKDESGLQRTFSIVLDFGPGAMGRLLRYVDPAMIDAMFFSHLHADHCADMVGMQVYRRWYPEGALPQIPVYSPGDGAARVRGLSADDPAETYETEFDFHAVGPGNIVHVGPFSVEFFAAYHTVPALSLRITGPSEDPDLGRPAVLTFTGDTDTCDSVIDAERDADLVLSEAAFEEGRDTVRGVHLTGVRAGQMAAEAGAKRLVLTHLQPWTNPRKNAADARSVFDGDVHVASAGDVYTL
- a CDS encoding cupredoxin domain-containing protein encodes the protein MVTEEEDDKADVPDGKLFRTRPVQVITTSQKVIHTGFRPEQKIMAGLESMLQKLARLSESYVISHIDQKDPVLQTVHRGG
- a CDS encoding ArsR family transcriptional regulator, producing MDNDCSTILWVLAQAELFSGGTAMERRELEHHVKKSTPTISRHIKHLAEEGWVEVVSQRPVTMRLSDEGMSRLGLR
- the rph gene encoding ribonuclease PH, with the protein product MTTFSRADGRSTDELRPVKITRNFLDAGEGSVLVEFGNTKVLCVASFTEGVPRWRKDSGEGWVTGEYAMLPRATSTRNQRESVKGKVSGRTQEISRLVGRALRAVVDMSALGENTIVLDCDVLQADGGTRTASITGAYVALADAVAWGIAQGHIKPRAGKPVLKDSVAAISVGIIDGVPCLDLPYEEDVRAETDMNVVMTGSGKFVEVQGTAEGEPFDRTELGVLLDLATKGCQELTAKQTAVLTEK